The window ATAACGTCATCTGAAGGGTATCCGTATTCTCCGCACTTCCAAATTGAACTCGTATAACTATTAATTGTTATTTCCGTATTTTCGTCAATTAAGCCATCGCAATCTTGGACAAGGAATTCAGCTTTCCTTAGAAAGTCCGTATTCCCATATTCACAATTACCACTAGGAGCTATTTTTGTTATCTCTATCGAGTCTTTTGAGACCTTATTCAAAATAAACCCATAATAATACGAATTAATCCCTAGAGATACAGAATACAACTTGCAATTTTCCGAAAACAGCGAATTTCCAACATATTGAACTGTTTTGGGGAAAGATTCTAACACTTCTTGGGGCGATATTTCCTTAATATGCGTAATCGAATCCGGTGCTGAAATATAAATCGCACCACCACCATTGAACGCAAGTACATGGTCATCAAAAGAAAGTTCATCGACATTTTCCGTAAATTGTTTTGAATAATTATCCAGAGTCATATCTGCATATAACGAGTTGCAAATATCATCTGTTTCTTTTGTTAAATCACTTACAAAGTTATTGAAAAATGCTGTGTCAACAACCACCGATGTACAATAGGACGGATTTCCGTCCGTACAGGATTCATACGTTTCTATCCCATGCATAGCATCGCAAACAATAAATATATCTTTCGTATTTTCACACGTTATATCGTTTAAATTTGGATAATCGTAGTAAAACAGACCCGATGAATTTAATACAAAAACATTAGATTCACATGTCTTTAAGAAGGCTTCTAAAATCGGTTCGCACTTGTCTCCCAAACCGCTTAACGAAATATCACGGTGAGCCACACTATCCAAACTGAATTGAACATGACTGCTATAATGTTTGTTATTTACATCACATTGCGAACGAGCTCCTGCAGATTGCTTGTACACAAGAACATCACCACCCGTAACCTTAACACGAGCCGTTGGCGGAGTATCAAAAGAAATTTTTCCATTCGGGATTTGCACCCCACTGCTGCTTACAACGTTACTAGATGAACTGCTATTCTGTGCCAAAGCATTGCCTTCAATCGCAGCTCCGCTGACATTGCTATCGGAACAGCCTATTAAAGCGAGAACACCCGCCGCCATGGTAAATTTAATGATGTTATTCATTGGTTTCCTCCTCAACCTTTTTTGTTAAAGGGAACAACTGAAGATTCAGTCGATAAACTTGGTTGACGTTTTCATATTCGGCAGCGATGTTTGCCACCTTGCGTACAAACGCGTCCAACTCCTGAGAAATGCGGGCGTAGGCTTCTTCGCAAAGCCCAAGCGTTGCACCCGTGAAATGACGTTCTTCAATCGGGAACTTGTCGATAGCCGTTCTCGCAAGCGAAGCCATTTCTTTGTGCATGCCGCGAACCGCAATGGGAAGCGATTCTTTTGTGCCGATGACAGTCTTTTCCGTCTGCACATAAGTATGTTCCGCCTCGCGCTTAAGAAAACCCGTCTGCACAAGGAATGCGAGCGAATCGCGCACCTGTTCTGCCGAAATCACCTGATGGCAAGTTTTCGCCATTTCGAGCGGGCGCTTTCCAGGCATCATCGGAGCAAGTTCACGAATCGTCGGATTTTTCCAAGACTCATAGAATTCAAAAGATTCCGCATCGACAACGCGCACTTGATGCTCGCGAGCAATCTTCTGCATTTCAAGAAGCGCCTCTTTTTTCACAGAGTCCTTCGTTGCATTGCCGAACTTGACCATTTGCGTGAAGTAAGCAAACTCGTGCCCCGCAAGCCCCATCGCATGTGCGACCTGTTCCATCTTGACGAGACTCAAGCTACTCTTGCCTTCGCAAACAAGCTTTAGGTAAACCGGCGACTTGAACCCCGCCAGCTTGGAAAACTCACGCCACGAAAATGCGCTCGTCCTTTTACGCTCTTCGTAAAAGTCCTGCATGTACAGGCGGTAATCCTTATATTCTGTTATCGGTTTCATAAGCAGTCTTTAGTTATTGGTCAATAGTTTTGGGTTAGAACATCCGTTCTTACATGTATAAATTTAGATTTCCCTCCAAGCGCACGCAATATTAAAATGATACAAAAATAAAGAAAATTTCAAATTTTTAAGGATTTTAACAAATATTTTTCATTTTTAAATTCTAAAAGATACACCCTGTATCATTTAACAAAATCGGCTTACTCCAACTTATTACAAAAATGCGTCATAAAAATTTCCACACAGCAACAAAATGAGGTATATTAGAAACAAAACCTATCAAATAAGGGAGTTTTTTATGGCAAACAAATACGCAGGAACCCAAACCGAAAAGAACCTTGAAGCAGCATTCGCCGGCGAATCGCAGGCTCGCAACAAGTACACCTACTTTGCAAGCCGCGCCAAAAAGGACGGATTCGAACAGATCGCAGCCTTGTTCCAGAAGACTGCCGACAACGAAAAGGAACACGCCAAGCTTTGGTTCAAGGAACTCGAAGGCATCGGCGACACCGCCCAGAACCTGAAGGCTGCCGCCGAAGGCGAAAACTACGAATGGACCGACATGTACGAAGGCTTCGCGAAGACCGCTGAAGAAGAAGGCTTCACCGCTCTCGCCAAGAAGTTCCGCATGGTCGCCGCCATCGAAAAGATGCACGAAGAACGCTATCGCGCCCTCCTCAAGAATGTGGAAACGGCCAAGGTCTTCGAAAAGAGCGAAGTCAAGGTTTGGGAATGCCGCAACTGCGGACACATCGTGGTCGGAACGAAGGCCCCGGAAGTCTGCCCCGTCTGCGCTCACCCGCAAGCCTACTTCGAAGTCCACGAAGAGAACTTCTAATCACAATTAAATTCAAAAAACAGGCACCGGAGAAATCCGGTGTTTTTTATTACATTTGTTTCTAAAATTGCAAACAAACCTTTATACTAGGTACAGATATGAACTTTATTAAAAAATACTCTTTGAGCCTCCTCCTTTTGGGATTTGGCCTGAGCCATGCCGCCAGCGAAGACTACAAACAACTTGAAGTCCACGTTGAAGAATGCCTTGATTACCTTGAAGTTTTTACCAATCCGGATTTTAATCCTAAAAAGACAATCCAGAAGGTCTACGAAAACGGGTCCCTTATTTTGCGTTATGACGAAGAAGCCATCACGAAAACAGAAAAACTCGCCGAAAAATGGATTAGCGACTGCGGAGACCTCTTTATTTCGGATAAATACGATCCAGGTTTCATCAGAAACTCCCCCATCTTTAATGTCGTGAGCGACCGAGTCAAAAATCAAAGTTTCAGAAAGAAGAATTCCGCCCCAATCGTAGGCCATTCAGGAGCCTCCGAAGACGAAAAGCCGTTCAAGCTTAAGGCTACATTCAACTCAGGCTATCTCCATGAACTTGAAGTCATCGCACCCTATACCAATGTATTCCAATACGACTATGACGGAGAACACCTCATTTGGGGTAGATTCGATAACGAGGACGTTTTAGGTATCGGTTGGTCCGAGACCCCATTTGCATACAGCTTTACCAGATACGGAGATTCCCTCCGCTACACGTCTCCCTTTATGTCTTACACAACGGAAAACAAAGGCAGAAATAGCTGGGGCGAGAGAAAGGCTTCGCCAAAAACATGGCAAGTCAAAGACGTTTCTGAAAGCGCCCTGAACGGACAGATTAACCACGAGAAAAATTTGTTCGTCGCCATCCCTAAAGGAAACAAGGACCGTAGCTGGGCCATAAAGTTAGCCGCCACCATCGGTATCCACGGATTCGCTTACACCGACGACCTGATTAAAGACAACAACTGGGTTGCAGACTCGACAAAATACATGGGCGGATTCGGCGCTCTCGGCTTTTTGGTCGACATTACGGCCGGCGTTGTCCACTGTATGCCGTCATCCGGTAGCTGCTTCGGCTTTGGCGCCGGTTATTCGCACAACGGTTACGACGGATACGTGATTGACGAAGAAAACTCCTGGTACCACGAAGTCGTCAAGAATAAGATGAAGCACACGGACAACTTAAAGCTCTATGGAGAATACTACCTCAGCGGAAAATCTCCGAAAGGCTTCCGTGAAAGCATTGACATTCCTTTAAACGCCAACATAAAGTATCTGACATCCAAGACCGGATTTTTCTGGGGCAAATGGATGCGCTACGAAGCAGGCCTAGAAGTATCCCCCATCCAGTTCATTCCGGGTATCTATTTTGAACTGGGAATGCAATTTACCACACCCGCCCTTTGGTAATCAATGTCCTTAGTACGCATTTTTAGCATTTTCTCTTTTGCGATTCTTTTTTGCGGATGCACTAATTTCCAAGGTGCAAAGGCGCTCGAGTTCTTTTCGCACCTAGACAAGTACGGTCGTTGGAAAACCTATAACCGCACCGACTTTGAAGGAAGAATTTTGAAAGGAAACGTCGCCTGCATCGAAGCCGAAATTTCGACTCTAGATTCGGCCAAAAGCAAGAAGACGTTCAAAGGGTATGCTAAAAAATGCTGGGACGAATTCGGTATTCTAGTAGAAGCTGTCATAAAGGATTCTACCGGAACCAACTTATACCAACTGAAAAGTAAAACCGAAAACGGATACCTGATAGACAGAAACATCAACATTCATCTTTACGCACAAACGCGACTTTCTGCAGGTCTCACATACATTTCAATGACCGAAGAAGACGACGGAGGAACAAGGAACATCGTTTACACGCAAAAGAACGATTCCGGATCCGTTTTTAAAGTACAGTTTCCAAAGACACCAAACGAAAAAATAACGACAGCACAAATAAAATATCCCTTTGCGCATGAGCTTAAATTTTCGTATAACGACAAGGACGAACTCATCCAGATTAGCGATTCGAAGCGCAGCAAAGCGTACAGAATCAACTTTACCGAAAGCAATCAAGAAGCGAATGAGACAAAAATCATTTACTCCGGCGAAACCTACAGCTATCAGCTGAAAAAGACAAATTCACAAAAGCAACCCATCGAAGAAATTTTTTCTGATGAATTTACAGGGAAGAAAGTTCATCGAAAATACACCTATACTGACGACGGCAAAACGGCTACCATTTGGGAAAATGGCCTATCCCGAAACATAGTCTACGAAAACGGCAAATTCGTCCGTGAAGAGTATTACGATTACGCAGAATCACTGAGACAAATCGTTGAAATCGAGACGGATTC of the Fibrobacter sp. UWB2 genome contains:
- a CDS encoding TIGR02147 family protein, which codes for MKPITEYKDYRLYMQDFYEERKRTSAFSWREFSKLAGFKSPVYLKLVCEGKSSLSLVKMEQVAHAMGLAGHEFAYFTQMVKFGNATKDSVKKEALLEMQKIAREHQVRVVDAESFEFYESWKNPTIRELAPMMPGKRPLEMAKTCHQVISAEQVRDSLAFLVQTGFLKREAEHTYVQTEKTVIGTKESLPIAVRGMHKEMASLARTAIDKFPIEERHFTGATLGLCEEAYARISQELDAFVRKVANIAAEYENVNQVYRLNLQLFPLTKKVEEETNE
- the rbr gene encoding rubrerythrin; amino-acid sequence: MANKYAGTQTEKNLEAAFAGESQARNKYTYFASRAKKDGFEQIAALFQKTADNEKEHAKLWFKELEGIGDTAQNLKAAAEGENYEWTDMYEGFAKTAEEEGFTALAKKFRMVAAIEKMHEERYRALLKNVETAKVFEKSEVKVWECRNCGHIVVGTKAPEVCPVCAHPQAYFEVHEENF